Part of the Amia ocellicauda isolate fAmiCal2 chromosome 18, fAmiCal2.hap1, whole genome shotgun sequence genome, tactACAGCAATAAATCATGTTTACCTATCCTCatgctctctcttttttttttttttttttttctcttttcttctttttcttattttcttcatAACCTCTACTAGTGTgttaaaaacatttgattaaCAATAATTATCTTCATTTAaccaatatacatataaattaatgtatacattacCAAACCATACAATTCAGAAATGTTATAGTCCTACATGTAATACTCTGCTAATATATTTGGAATCGTAAGATCTTTTGGAATAATCCTATTATTCACCATGCtattctttcaaataaattaaaggaaTTTACTTTGTTATTGAAAAACTAATCCAGAATAACTTTTCTTAAAATGTATGACTTATTCTGGTCTGGTGTTTCAGAATGAATCTTTCATACAGCAATGCTTGAAAGCTTTATGTACATGTGTGCATGTAATAGTTATTACTATATAGACCTGAACCAAGGACTGTTGTGAAGATAAACCAAACCATTTCTCAAGCGTAAATATTCAATATTCCTCTGTCATGAAACTGCAAAATGGACTTTACCGAATGTACCAAACAGTTTCTGGGACCCAAATGCTGTCGTTGTGCAGTTGTTTGTTTGCAATACTATAAGGATGTATGTGGATGTCATATTTATGATCCCTGTGTTTTATGGTCTCTTGAAGTCAATTCAATTAATCAGTTTCTGTCCCTTATAGAACATCACGAATATGTCCTGAGTGCAGATGACTGGAACTAGGTTTCAGGTCATGAAAGTAATAAATAGGGTTTCAAGGAATGTTTATTTCACAACTTGCTCTCCTAAAACTCTAACCAGCATCATTTATTTCAAGTTTTTTTCTGTCAACCTGTACCTTTAGCACTGTACTACCACACTCACTGAATGGATTATCAGAATGTAAAGTTTATTGAAAGGAAAACACAACCCTTGTACTGAATTGAAAAgattttttcatgtttatacGTCACATTTAATTCTGGATATGTGCTGCCCTGTAACctgaatataattaatattgtgATATCACTCTGCCCTACTGCACTAAATACTCAGTGAGGAGCTTCCAGTTTCACTGTTAAAACCAAATGTCATGCACAGTGGCACTGTGACTTCATAATGCTTCAAAAGAGAACAAGATCTAACCTAGAATTAGCAACAGTTCAATGACACAAGTCCTATTCACAAACATAATCAGGATGTGCAGTTAAGCACTTTACTTTACTTACAactaaatgttgtttttgtagtAGGCTGCAAATAATTTGCCCTTTgggatttattaataaataaatacagaatactgtataaatacaatacattttctcaCTTGGTAGTATCCCTcatccaaaaaacaaacaaggctACATAACATAAATGATACAGacaatatgaaaaatatttgcctgctCTTTTGATGCCTAAAGGTACTTTTGATTAAATATTCTGCTGTGAGTCATACCAAGAAAGGCACAGATTACATTGCTGTGCTAGGTCTGTTTAAACAGTCTGATTATGTTAGAaacatatgaaaatatataGAAACTTGTTTGCAATTAATGGAAAATCTACAGTGAAAACCTGCACAGTTCTGAGCAAGAGGAAATAGAAAGACACCAGTCAGCCACAGGGAAGCTGGGCTTGGGATTTTCAACATCACAAAGCAgtgagattttgtattttatcttcACTTGTGGTTTTAATTAGGGCAGCCAGATGGGTTTGAGAGAACCTTGAACCTTTGCTGGTCGAATCCTTTTTTCCAGTACCCTCTTTTGTAGGCCATCTGCACTGAACCATAACTGTGATTTACTACTGGATAACAAAAAGAGACACTTAACCTTCTTCACAGTCTGATTAAAATTACGTTGTAGCAGAGGAAAAAGAGCTTCTGTTATCAGTTTGCATGTCCTTCCTCAGGGAAGCTTAATCGTAGAAAGAGATCAGGTAGCTATGTTTCTATAAAACCTACAAAACCTAACATTATAATCAAAAACATTACGGTCAACGCATTGTATTAGATTTGTAATCCTACTACACATTGTGCACAACATTCGGTCATGTTTTGAACAAATAACGTGGTTTAAAAGTGTTTCTTTCAAGCACTGGAAGAATTTTTGAAgtaatttttgaaaatgtgttttactttTATTGGAGCATGTGGCACATGTGTTATAAGTGTTATGGTttattgtgtcagtgtgttgggTAGCCACTTTTTTGAAGATTAATGACTTTGGatttgaaatacaattaaattaatttaggaCAAATTGACGTGAAAGCCTCATATTTTACCAACCCATACAATTCCCAAACACTTTCCAACCCATCAACTGGAAACAATCAGAAGCCTGCATTGAactccaataataataatgaatagataAATTGTATCAATATAACACAAAAGCAGTTCTGACAGCAATCACATCTTCGTGTAATACACAAAACATTGACTCTGTCACCAGCCTTCACATCGTCCCTCATTACAAACCAAAGACAACCTGTCATTACTAACCTTAAAGTAAAGACCAACCCAAACTCAATAATCCATGATTCCCACACACTACCTAATTACCACAAGTGCTAATATGCTAAGTTTCTGCTTCCAAATTAATGTTTCAGTGTCATTTTAAACTAAtatgatttgtatttaattaattaaaataaatatgataaaTATGTTTGTATTAAATTTGCAAAATATTATGTGTATTCCAAAGCATACTCAATTTCCTGCTAACTTAAACAAATTGacgtttatgtgtgtgtgtgtgtgtgtgtgcataagcTATTATTTTTATAGTAGGGTATTGAATtgcagaaaataaacatttttggaAATGCGCATGCGCATCTGCATAACGCCGATGCATCTAACATGTGTTAGTGGCAATTTTATAGTTACTTTGATCCCTAACAACACACTAATTTCAGTGTAACATTTCATAACTAATACATCTAATTTCGTTGTAATGCTGAAAAATATGATGATGTTTAACTCATTTGGATGACAGGGTATTTGAAGCACTTGTCAAATCAACATGTTTTAGTTAATACTAGAATGACATTCGTTTGATTAAACACGTGCTTTTACGTATATTGCAATACTCGTGGAACTCTTAAGTATATTCGAGATAATATTATTCGAAATGTTGGTTTATCTTGCGACATGACATGTGCAAACAATATATCTGAGCAGCTTTCCTAGACGTGCACACGTCACAGAAACACTCTGgtcgcgttcgtgtagcgcagatgtccgcagttctgcgcggatctGCACTGCTCCGCCAATGacatcggtggaattctgcagctctgtgcagaactgcggacatctgcacaTATCTGCGCTTTGGTTGTGATATAATTGGTTCAAATGAGCAAATCTGCGCACAACTGCGGAAACCTGCGCTAGACGAACGCGAGGGCAAGGACAGAACAATTTCACTTCCCAGATTTCAAACGCAGAGGTTTGCTCCAGGACGCGTCGACGCCTGCGCCTGCGCGTAGCCTAGACCAGGGGGTGGGTTCAGGCCGAGAGTTTAAAATCCAACACGCATGCGCACTACAGGTTTGGGTTCAAGAGAAGGCGCCATATTGGATCGCTGTAGTGTTTCACAGTTTAGAGTCTTTAGGATTAGCAGTCCCCGGTTCCCTTTGGGTTTTAGCGCTTACTTTctgggtttatttttttaaatggggtTGACTCGCGAACGCTAAAGGACCCTGCACGCGTGGATTTTAACAGACAAAGGGGATTTGGAGAAGAAAGGGGTTGTTGAAACAGAAGTTGAATGGATCCGAGGGTAGCTTGGATTCAGCCCGAACAGAAAGGACCTGCTAATGCCTTGTGGATGCATATCTGGGAGACCTCTCAGGCACCTCGGACAAACTCCCACCACCGCCACCATCACCATCACCTATGTGTCAACTCGCCGGCTGTGGACCCCAGCCCTTTTAACAATGTAGCAGCCGCGGTTCCCAGCAAAAGCATGGGCAGCCATCACAGTGCTGGAAGCAGTAGGACCAGTGGGGTTATCTCTCCTGCCAGTCTCTCTCGCAGCAGCACCCACCCAGCCCTGCTCTCCTCCACCGGTGCCGGATTACAGGTAGGCGTGGGAGAGGGAAACCCACGGTTGCAAAAGACCCCCTCCGTGTCGTCCTCTTCCTCGGTGGAGTCGGGGACGGAGAGCCCTTCTTCCAACTCCTCTTCGGGAAGGACTAGTTGTGGTGTTAGTGGTCCTGCTAACATTAATAAACCCGCCGGCGGTGGCAACCTGTTTTTCAGTTTCGGCGAGAACTTGTACAATGTCAATCATCACAGCAATCGGCAGCATCAGCAGCAAGAGCAACTCCAGCACCACCTCCAACAAAACTACTACAGGCGCCACCATGATCACAACAGCACTACCACATCGATCAACAACCATCACAACCACCATCCAGGCCGGAGGAAAAGTGACAACAAGGCGAGCACATATGGGATCAACTATCTGCTCTCGAACTGTTGGAATGGGAACTATGTCTGCTCTGGGACTCCGTGGAAAACCCGAAAATATAGTCCGGGAGTCAATGGGTGAGATGCATtttttcaaacatgaaaaaggtGCCGTCCTCCTGTGTTTCGgctttatttaaaatcaaaatgcaTTGATGAGCTGGGCGTTTGATTACGATATGAAGTTCCACCCCATGGTGACTCGCGTTCAATTCCCGATCCATGTGCTGAGATTTGCCGAGTCTTTGCCGAGTTCTCCCGAGTAGCCGAAACTCTTGAGTTCCTCATGCATTTAAAAGTAAATCTGTCACACACGCCTGCAGGGATAAACCCGTGCGAACACACTAAATTGCTCATGTTAAAACGTGTAATGACTTTTACAGGCCTGCATGTTTGCCCCTATACTCTGTAATGGGGTTGGTTTCGTGATAGGGCCATTTTACATGCATTATTCATACATGGAAGccactgtcttttttttttttttaatctattcgTGAAAATACTGTTTTTCAGGTTTGCGCACACAAGTCCGTCGATTTAAAGACGTGTATTAATTTTCTGCAAACAATTACATGGGTGTGTTGGATTTGCAAAGTGAAGCCCCATTGGTTCTAGTGGGCGTGTGCAGAACTAACttccacttttttttcttctcctgagTGGGTTGGGTAAATTAAGGAATGCAAGGGTGATGATAATGCGTGTCGATCGAGGGGAAATTGAAGTATTTAGCCCATGCACAATTGTCGTTTTCAAAAGGATATCTGCTGAAATCACCCCAGTGGGGTAATGGGTCGGGATATTTGTTTGCATGCATGTGAGGATTGTTAGTTTGGGTTATGACCGATGCGAGTTGAAATCGAGGCTTTTATTTGATATGTTGGTGTCATTAACACGTTGCCGTACGGAGGCCTCCTTGTGTACCTTACaccatttaaataatgtataatctatatacacgcacacgcatgcatttatacatataaatgGCCCCATTCTCCTCATCCTGCCTATTGAAATATAACGCCTAATGTCTGAGCCACAAACTCGAAACTTACCGTGTCCTGACGTTTTTAACACCAGGGGATTTATATTTAGCCAGTGGTTTGTTCGTTATGGATTTTGCTTTATTTGTCTAAATGTACGGCGTAAGCATAAATTAATGCGATTTTCTTTGATCGTGCCTTGGCAGAGCTACTTGCATGTTTTTGCGGGCAGGGCGATAGTAACCCTAGGCATTTTGTTTCTATTAAATATACAATAGAAATGGGTGTGATTTTCCTGCAGTCGTATGTAGTATCTTGCAGAAAACGCGGCCCTTCCTTTACAAATCAAAAGGACTAATATGCATGAATTAATATTTGGCTATTTCACATGAACAGCTGCAAAACAATACCCAGAAGAAAATGCTTGCATATCGCCACTGTCACCTGAGAGTACCGCTGTGATAAGTGAACCGTTGGTGTGATGCAGTAGTTGTAAATGGTCGAGCATATGGGACTGAAAGGTTCAAGGCCTAATTCAaataattgcttttattttacacGTTTAAAATGGGCTTCTCAATCACCTATAAGAAAGATCCCTTTCTTCACTTATTTCTGTTGCATGAActtgtaatatttgtaatagtTGCTTGCACTCATGTGGGATATTTCTGTCTATGAATTCTGGGTACTTGGAATAAGTAATGGTTTCCTAAAATTACTGACTGGTATTTCAGATAAACCGAAATGGTTAAACTGCATTGTAGAGCAGTAAATCTGcatcttaattattattattctgtatgAAAAGGCTCTATTGGGTAACACAAGATGTTTGAAAAGTGCCAACATGGGTTCAATTCTTTAGTTTGACAGTGAAGGCTGTCATAATATTGCAATTTATGAATTGACATAATCAatgggatttattttattacagaacATTTGCATATTCTAGTATTTTGTTCCTAATTTTAATAAATCTGCCATTGTAGCTTAACATACCTGTGTACAAAAAtaacttgtagcaaaatgtttTGAAGAATTTGTAGTTTATGAAAACGTAGAAAAATCATGGAAATAATCTTTGAGCATAAGTTTGTCTAGTTTTTTCTCAACAAAACAAAGTGTATGGATCAGTTTTCACTACAGTTAATCTGtgctgtatatctgtgtgtgtacatgcaaACTTTCTCTGGCTTTCTATTAATTTTGACTGCTGCTGTCACCTATTGCTTTTTCCACAGGGTGTATTACCACCTCTTTCTTTTAGGGGGAACTAAAAGTACAGgacatgtattcatttattgtcacctcactttttttttttttccgaagAGACATTTTCAAGAATAATGGTACCcacaatgcattttgtttataaGGTTCAGGAGAGTTAAACTTTGAAATCGCATGACATCAAACTCAAAAGGATAATAGTTGTGATGTATAATGAATCCCTTTTTGTAGCCTAGGATTTCTGGTATTAGGCCAAAGAAAGATGGATGATTTTACTTACTGGCTCAAGCAGTCTGTAGTTGAGAAGTGGAAGTCAATTTTGAGTCAGAACTTCTCTGAATCTTAGTTGGGCGTTTTAAACTGTGGCTTTATGCTCACTAGTCAATCACTCTTTATCTTCTCATGGGCCAATCATAAACTGAGCATCAGAAtagtaaaaccaaaaaaaagtgtatataaAGATCCTCACAATTTGGAATCTGCAGCTGTTAATCAACTTGGTTTCCTGCTACAATCTACATACAAGCACAGGTGAGATGCAGGCAGATGCACGTGTGCTGCAAAATATGCTCTGTTAATCTTGTGTGGCAAGCCAAGGAAACCTTGGCAGACTTCAAactttaaaacctttttttttttttattattattattgatcatcATCATTGATCAGCCTACCTTCCTATATTTAGGTATGCAATGCAAACTTCCCTCTGAAATACAGCAAAGAAAGCTGGTTCCCTATTTTTAAAGCAGATGTACTTCCAGACAAATATTAACTTGCACTGCATCCATTTGCTTTAAAGGGGGGAGGCGCCCATTTTCTTAAATCTCTGCATCTTATGGTTTCGTTCTCTGGGCTTCAGTAATTATGAATAAATATTTGTGCATTGACTGCACGATTAAAACGTATAGTCTTATCAAAAAAGGCCCTGACACCAGTGTCTTTCACGCATGAGTCGAGTGGCTGCTGAGGTATGTAGTCATTGGTTGGGCAGTTTGATGTCAGGAAGGCAAGCATTGGTTAGCTTTGTATTCACATAGGATTACATGGACCTGTTCCTGCAGTTGCTGACTTTGGGCCTATTTAGAGATGAACTGAGGCCAGCTGAGTTTAAAACAGAGGTCATTGTGTCACATTTAACCCATCTAATTGAAAGACATTCAGATATTTTAGTTAATACACTAAATATAGAACAGTATGAATAGTAATGACTCAGAACTGGGACCTGAATTCAGCGTCTGATATAATCTGGTTGCCCAGCAAAAAAATACACCTGCCCAACTTTTGGTGCAAATTGTATTCAGAGTTATGAGCAGTGGTGGTGTATTGGTATTTAAAACCATACTAGCATGATTCAAATTAAACATCCACTTGTACCTGGTTCTACAGGTATTTGTACATCTTTaaattatgcattcatttacaGTCCATCTGTTTCTGATGGAAGGTGGAAGGCATTGTGGCATTTATTTTCCAGAAAGTTAACCAGTTGCCATCTAGTGGACGAAAAACGACTAAATTACTCTGAGAATGTTAAGTTTTGTTATAAAACATTTACCCAGTAactggtgctgaaagcatttgtaaagaaatacaatattaataactttTGTGATATAGGCCTATATGCTATTGTAGTGTTTGACGTAACTGCATGTAAAATGTCTTTTACTAAAAGGAATAGTATACAACTttgtaaatacagaaataactgtttaaattgttttaaaccAAGTGCAAAATTGTCATGATGTATGTTTTAGGTGTGCCCTTGTTCCATGTACAATTGTGAACtgtgttctgtaaaattatatacttttaattttagtttgcATGAATAGAACAGTTTTGAAAACTGCATTTATGGCATTATCACTTTAATTTTGTGATGGGACGGTTTCCTCGGTCTCGGTTTTAAAAATCCCCATTGCCGCAACAACTTTTTCCTTATTCAACAGCCTCCACGAAGAGATAGTGGAGTTCTATGATTTCATGTCTCCCCGTCCTGAAGAAGCAGCGATGCGGAAAGAAGTGGTGAACAGAATAGAAACGGTTATCAAAGATCTGTGGCCTACAGCTGATGTAAGTACAGAAACTTTCAGCACACAAATACAGCGTTGGTTCAGTAGTCTGAAACAAAACCTCCCTGCGGTGTGAAAGGGACTGAACACCTGGTTTCCTGTCAGGGTCCTCGCCAGCTTTATAATCTCTGTGACTATCGGTTAGGAGGACTAAATATTATACAATTATGCCAAACATTCAATTTGGTGTATAGTAACACAGAAGGTGCTGTTGTGGTGTAGAGAGAGGCGGTTTTAAATTCAGAAGTAGGACATCCATGACATTAGTTCTATACTACATGTGTTGACGTGATGGGAATTATTTGTATATTAGAGGGCAAGGCCTTGATGTTTCTAAAATGTTGCATTTGATGGATTGTAGCATTTGCGCTGAATAAATTACCATACTTTTCTGTTTGGTTTGATTTTTGAAACCAAAGTTTTAATATTGCTGACTGGAATAGTTCTGCTGTCACTGgagtaatatataatatatcttCTATTATGTCATGCTATCCACAGtttaatggggggggggggggggggggagtgctTTCAAAATTGCAAATTATGCCTTCATATCTTAATAGAAATATTATAACGCTTCAGTACAAAGTAGTGTGATCCTGGAAGGTTACTGTTACAAGCATGACATTTGTCTGGACACTATTTGACAGTCTTGagttattcttttcttttcaggtTCAGATTTTTGGCAGCTTTAGTACTGGACTTTATCTCCCAACAAGGTAAGATTGTCAATTACAGAAGCACAGCAATGTTTTATGGTCTCCCGTATTCGTTTGATATGTTCCTTTTAGGGTGTTGCTGTTGCTATTAAATAAACAGTTTCTTCCTGCTCGTAGTTAAATGGTTGTCTGAATGTTGTTTTATGAATTTTTCATAGTTTAGTCTGGCGtttgaacatgtttttgtaataaaatgtattgtgggATGTTGGTAAAATTTATACAACAAACTTTTCTTGCAGTGACATTGACTTGGTGGTCTTCGGGAAATGGGAACGTCCCCCTCTGCCCCAGCTGGAACAAGCACTACGGAAACACAATGTGGCTGAGCCTTACTCCATTAAAGTACTTGACAAAGCAACGGTAGGTTAACTCAATCTTTACCGCACAATGCACTTAAAATGTCCCTTTCTATATTAAATGTTAAACTTCATCCCTGAGAAAATTGGGTAATTGTTTATAGAGACCTAAAAACCCCTTGGGTTTGGCCCTCTGACTGATTCAGTCTGTTACTGTGTGTGGTATGGTTAATgatgtgtgttgcccagtgtaATTGAAAGGGTTCAGTTTGGTTTGGACTAATTGTTGCTTCTGGAGGCCCTGTGTGTTATCAGTGCATAACATATATTCCTTAAATACTATTTTCCTAGGATTGTTCATTTGTAGTCCATAATCTTTTGTATAAACTTGTCACTGGGGAAATGCATTACTCGGTGACCACTAATCACTTTCTAAGATGTGCTTGGTTTTGGGTCTTTTATTTCAATTCCTCCTGTACTTTAAATTGGTACGCAACTGGAGAAATGTTCTCGTTTCATCTAATTTAACTGACTATTTAAAGTTGTATAAACTTTCATAAACGCAcctaaatgaaatgaaatgaaatcattcaagtacagtttttattttgtaccagGGCCCACAGTACTGAGTTAATGTTAAACCTAAGGAGATTGACTTATTCTAGTATTAGTGCTATCCCACTCTGTGGTTTCTTATAGCATGGAAACGCAGATTAAAGATTTCCTTGATGAATTTGTACATTTCTGGGGCTGTTCCTCACAAAGGTGTGGGGATGGTTAATGGAAAATGCACACACAACCACATGGCTCAAATGTGGGACTAAACAATTTTTGCTCTGTTTTAGTCATTTTCAATATAGGTGCTCAACAGtttaagatgttttatttttctgctgatTAAAAATCGAATACTAGCTTTATGTAATTTTCTTTAGGTACCAATAATAAAGCTCACTGACCAagaaacagaagtcaaagtggataTCAGTTTCAACGTAGAAACTGGTGTGAAAGCAGCTCGGTTCATTTCGGAGTACCTTAAGGTTTGtcctgttcttgtttttttctgaatctTTTCTTAGGTTTATCAATTGGACATGAAGAGAACATTTTTACTGCATGTGTTTAATTGTGCACTATCCCCTGTCTCATGTCTGGCCTATTCCCTCCATTAATTTCTGTGAAGGAATAGTACGTTTCTCTCGCATCTGAGTCAGTGTTCCACAAACGCTGAAGAGATCAAATCTAGAAGCAGTTTAATGAACACAATATATTCAAGGAATCTTGGAATCTGTTTTTAATGAAAGGTGTGAATTTCTACAGTTAATTTTATTCTGTGCTTTACCTTTGAAACCACTTCAGATATTGAGGCAGTTTAATTTTTGCCTGGAGTCTGGTTATCTGAGCTGTCATTAAAACTCAGACTGACTTTCCTTTTAAAGCTGCAAGAAATGGAAGTTGGGAGTCATTCATGCCTTTAAATAAGGAGAATAATGTCCCTTAAGATGTGGAAAATGAACCCTATAGTTAATGTAACAGTATCTTGTTTGCATCTATATGCACCAATTCCTGCCATTTCACATTTTTAGTCATTCAGATTTTGTGTGGCTATCTCTTCCACATAGGTTCTGCAAAATAGAGACTGGAAATTATGTACGCCCACAGGGGTCCTTGGATAGGAGATTCGTCGGTGAGgaattagatttaaaaaaatctatttctgAGAGAGTCTGATGAAATGGGGAAAGCCATAGCACGGAACATGAGGGGAACATTTTGGCATGCATTTGTATGTGAATAGCCGGGACTACAATCAGTCAGGACCTTCTCTTGTATATTAAATCCTAATGCAGAGTGCAAGAATACGTTTTCTTCCTCGTGCAATGCAGATTTTTTTGGAACATTATTTTCTTCACCCATTTCATTCACCTGCTGCCATTCGATGTATAAAATTTAAAGGTGCATCTCCATTT contains:
- the tent4a gene encoding terminal nucleotidyltransferase 4A isoform X2, translated to MDPRVAWIQPEQKGPANALWMHIWETSQAPRTNSHHRHHHHHLCVNSPAVDPSPFNNVAAAVPSKSMGSHHSAGSSRTSGVISPASLSRSSTHPALLSSTGAGLQVGVGEGNPRLQKTPSVSSSSSVESGTESPSSNSSSGRTSCGVSGPANINKPAGGGNLFFSFGENLYNVNHHSNRQHQQQEQLQHHLQQNYYRRHHDHNSTTTSINNHHNHHPGRRKSDNKASTYGINYLLSNCWNGNYVCSGTPWKTRKYSPGVNGLHEEIVEFYDFMSPRPEEAAMRKEVVNRIETVIKDLWPTADVQIFGSFSTGLYLPTSDIDLVVFGKWERPPLPQLEQALRKHNVAEPYSIKVLDKATVPIIKLTDQETEVKVDISFNVETGVKAARFISEYLKKYTVLPYLIFVLKQFLLQRDLNEVFTGGISSYSLILMAISFLQLHPRIDARSPNVNLGILLIEFFELYGRHFNYLKTGIRIKNGGAYVAKEEIMKAMTNGYRPSTLCIEDPLLPGNDVGRSSYGAMQVKQVFDYAYIVLGHAVSPLARSYPNKESESTLGRIIKVTQEVIDYREWIIKKWGVRNCPRPDSYGPRMIQGPEPTEHGSLTLLGEQQQHQRDSVSPNSVDSPMSFSSPQQHSSGSSASSVSSLSGSDIDSDSTPCPATNIPPFPIPALTLATPALQLPNGKPNLTGALIISSGSQARLSLSGNLGVPSLPGRQMQNAPKYSMKGLHNPGTVHTPMVGMKQPINNRGHPQYNRSSWRRRKHTRESLPVSLSR
- the tent4a gene encoding terminal nucleotidyltransferase 4A isoform X3, which translates into the protein MDPRVAWIQPEQKGPANALWMHIWETSQAPRTNSHHRHHHHHLCVNSPAVDPSPFNNVAAAVPSKSMGSHHSAGSSRTSGVISPASLSRSSTHPALLSSTGAGLQVGVGEGNPRLQKTPSVSSSSSVESGTESPSSNSSSGRTSCGVSGPANINKPAGGGNLFFSFGENLYNVNHHSNRQHQQQEQLQHHLQQNYYRRHHDHNSTTTSINNHHNHHPGRRKSDNKASTYGINYLLSNCWNGNYVCSGTPWKTRKYSPGVNGLHEEIVEFYDFMSPRPEEAAMRKEVVNRIETVIKDLWPTADVQIFGSFSTGLYLPTSDIDLVVFGKWERPPLPQLEQALRKHNVAEPYSIKVLDKATVPIIKLTDQETEVKVDISFNVETGVKAARFISEYLKKYTVLPYLIFVLKQFLLQRDLNEVFTGGISSYSLILMAISFLQLHPRIDARSPNVNLGILLIEFFELYGRHFNYLKTGIRIKNGGAYVAKEEIMKAMTNGYRPSTLCIEDPLLPGNDVGRSSYGAMQVKQVFDYAYIVLGHAVSPLARSYPNKESESTLGRIIKVTQEVIDYREWIIKKWGVRNCPRPDSYGPRMIQGPEPTEHGSLTLLGEQQQHQRDSVSPNSVDSPMSFSSPQQHSSGSSASSVSSLSGSDIDSDSTPCPATNIPPFPIPALTLATPALQLPNGKPNLTGALIISSGSQMQNAPKYSMKGLHNPGTVHTPMVGMKQPINNRGHPQYNRSSWRRRKHTRESLPVSLSR